TCGAATTGCTCATCGGAGCTGACCCGCCGATAGCGCACAAGATCGAGCAGATCGAGCAACGTCGTGGCAAAACGCGAATTGGCGCTGGTTTCAGCAGATTTGGCCGCACTCATGAACATTGCCCCATAGTCCAGAAGGCATATTAACCCTCTGTTAGGGATAACCGCATTGGGAAAATAGCCCGGCTGGCGCCAAATACCCGAGGCAGGGGCTGAATTTTACTGAAAAATCAGCGAGTTAATCGAATGTTAACCATGTAGGCGATTTTCGGCATGGCGGTTGGACGTCTTGCCGTTGAAGCGCTCGATCAGTTCGGCAATGTCTTTGGCCGGCAGGGGGCGGCTGAAGAAATAGCCCTGGACTTGCTGAACGCTGGTCTGGCTCAGCATGACATTGAGCTGTTCCTCGGTCTCGACCCCCTCGGCCACCACCTTCAAATCGAGATCCCGGCCCAGTCGCGCCACATTGGCCAAGAGCCGCAGGGCGCGCGGGTCGTCGGCAATGTCGGCCACGAAGGAGCGATCGATCTTGAGCTTGGTAAAGGGCAGCGCGCTGAGATAGCTCAGCGAGGAATAGCCGGTGCCGAAATCGTCCAGCGCGATGGCGATGCCGCGATCGGCGAGCGCCTGCAACACGCTGCCGGCCAGGTCGCGCTCCTCGATGACGGCAGTCTCGGTCACCTCGATTTCGAAGCGCTCCGGCGGCAGGCCGGATTGCCGCAGCGCCCGGTCGACCAAGGCCGGCAGATCGATGCCGCGGAAATCACGCGCCGAAACGTTGACGCCGACCCCAACCGAGCTGGCCCAGCAACTGCATTCGCGCGTCGCATTCTCGACCACCCAGGCGGTGATGTCGGAGATCAGTCCCATTTCTTCGGCCAGCGGAATGAAGATCGCCGGCGCGATCGGGCCGAGCTCGGCATGCGTCCAGCGCGCCAGCGCCTCGCAGCTCATCACCTTGCGCGTCGAAATATCGAGCAGCGGCTGGAAGGCCAGGCTCAACTGGCCAGCCGCCACGGCATCGCGCAGATCGGCCTTGAGGCGCTGTCTATAATGGTAGTCGATATCCATCTGGGCATGGAAAATCTGGCTGCGGGCCTTGCCTTCCGTCTTGGCGGCATTGAGCGCCAGGTCCGCCTTGGTCATCAGCTCTTCCAGATCGTCCTGGCTGGCCGGGCTATGCACCACGCCGATACTGATTCGGACCGGCAGGTCGATGCCATTGAGCATGAAGGACGTATCGAAAGCGGCCAGCGCCTGCTCTGCCGCGCTCCGACCCTTGGCGTGGTCCGCCGCGCATAGGGCGATGAATTCGTCGCCGCCCAGCCGCGCCAGCAGAACCTCGTCCGGCAGCGCCGCGCTCAGGCGGTCGGCGGTCTGGCGCAGCAATTCGTCGCCGACCACATGGCCGAAACTGTCATTGACGTGTTTGAATTCATCGATGTCGATGATCATCAGGGTGCTGGGCAGACCCATCTCGGCCCGCATCTGCAAATGCTCCGCCGCCAATGTGTTGAAATGGCTGCGATTGGGCAGGCCGGTAAGCGTGTCGTGCCGGGCAATGAAATTGATGCGCTCTTCGGCCAGCATGCGCTCGGTAATGTCTTCAAAGAGCAGCACCGTCCTTTGTTGACCCGAACTGACCGTGACCTCGAAACAGGGCCCTTCATGGATCGAGAACAGCACCTTGCCGGAGCCGCGCTCATCGATGATTTTCCTCAACCGGGCTACCGCGATTTTCGGCACCAGAGCGCGCGCGCCCAATGTTTCGAGCACCGGTCCGAAAGGTTGGCCAGCGAGTTTGCCGATTTCGAGCGAAGTAAAGATCTGCACCGCCCGATCATTGGCCAGGGTGATGGTGCCGTTTTCATCGAGCATGCACAGACCATGCTCGAGCGTGGTGATGGCGATGTCGAATTCGGCGGCGAGACGGGAGACCTCCACGCGGCCATGCACGGCGGAGAGCAGCAGCGCCCGCACATCGCCCGCCATCTTGCGATAGCTGATGAGCAACAGGATCAGCATGGCCGCCAAGAGCTGGTGGTAGAAATTGCCGCGGAAGATCATGGCGATCCAGAGCGGCACCGACAGCGAGACGATCTGGATGGTGAGCAGCCTGTCGAGGCCGAAATTGCGGGCGACCAGGCCCACGGTGGAGGCGATGGTCAGGGTGCA
This genomic stretch from Devosia sp. YIM 151766 harbors:
- a CDS encoding EAL domain-containing protein; this translates as MLTSARKTMPALDYVSIIRSVYSERGAMLLGAISSAAVAAISSFQAEAPILLVVAAALLVVGLIRFYNMQAFWRAGIGDDDAEAAERWENRALIGGALVAFTHGIWCLVAILVVRDPFAELASCTLTIASTVGLVARNFGLDRLLTIQIVSLSVPLWIAMIFRGNFYHQLLAAMLILLLISYRKMAGDVRALLLSAVHGRVEVSRLAAEFDIAITTLEHGLCMLDENGTITLANDRAVQIFTSLEIGKLAGQPFGPVLETLGARALVPKIAVARLRKIIDERGSGKVLFSIHEGPCFEVTVSSGQQRTVLLFEDITERMLAEERINFIARHDTLTGLPNRSHFNTLAAEHLQMRAEMGLPSTLMIIDIDEFKHVNDSFGHVVGDELLRQTADRLSAALPDEVLLARLGGDEFIALCAADHAKGRSAAEQALAAFDTSFMLNGIDLPVRISIGVVHSPASQDDLEELMTKADLALNAAKTEGKARSQIFHAQMDIDYHYRQRLKADLRDAVAAGQLSLAFQPLLDISTRKVMSCEALARWTHAELGPIAPAIFIPLAEEMGLISDITAWVVENATRECSCWASSVGVGVNVSARDFRGIDLPALVDRALRQSGLPPERFEIEVTETAVIEERDLAGSVLQALADRGIAIALDDFGTGYSSLSYLSALPFTKLKIDRSFVADIADDPRALRLLANVARLGRDLDLKVVAEGVETEEQLNVMLSQTSVQQVQGYFFSRPLPAKDIAELIERFNGKTSNRHAENRLHG